The sequence below is a genomic window from Ovis canadensis isolate MfBH-ARS-UI-01 breed Bighorn chromosome 1, ARS-UI_OviCan_v2, whole genome shotgun sequence.
CCTACCAATTAACATTTCAAGtcatttccttcattctttcatttatctaCTTCTGCAAAGTATatcactcttttttctttctgctactAATTACAGTATTTCGGCTGTTTCCATGATCTTCTCCACCATCATCTATTTTCAGAAGAGTATTTGTCGtccatttgtttctctttcccttGAACTTTGGTTTATATTTAATGCTATTATCTTTTAACCTAAATAAAATTTGCATATCCTAATACATCTGTATACCAGAATTTGCAGTCATGTTTCTGGcagaagcctgttgtgctgcagtccatggggtctgaaagagtcagacacaactgagcaagtgagctgTACTGAGTTCCCACAGTGCCGCCAGtccacccccacacccctcccGTTTGTCCCTCCTCTTTCTGTCCCTCCATGGCCCAGCCCTCCAACCCTCCCCTTTATATACCTGCCATGGCCCCACCTCTCCCCTTTACTCCCCTCCTTGTATGTCTCTCCTCATGGCCCTGCCCTTTTATGTCTCTCCCATGGTCGGACTCCTCCCCTTTATTCCCCTCCCTTTTATGTCCCTCCTCATGGTCCCTTCTCTTTATACCCTCCCATGGCTCCACCcctccacagttcagttcagtcactcagtcccattctttgcgacaccatggactgcagcactggagaagggaatggcaaaccattcagtattcttgcctagagaaccccatgagaagtatgaaaaggcaaaaagataggacactgaaagatgaactccccaagtcggtaggtgcccaatatgctactggagaagtgtggagaaataactccaaaaaaaaaaaaaccaaaaaatgaagagaaggagtcaaagcaaaaacaacgcccagttgtgggtgtgactggtgatggaaataaagtccaatgatgtaaagagcaatgttgcataggaacctggaatgttaggtccatgaatcaaggtaaactgtaagtggtcaaacaggagatggcaagagtgaacattaacattttaggaatcagtgaactaaaatggacaggaatgggtggatttaattcagatgacctttatatctactaccatgggcaagaatcccttagaagaaatgcaacagccctcatagtcaacaaagtccaaaatgcagtacttggatgcaatctcaaaaatgacagagtgctctcagtttgtttccaaagcaagccattcaatgtcacagtaatccaagtctatgccccaattactaaagctgaagaagctgaacggttctatgatgacatacaagaccttctagaactaacaccaaaaaaagatgtaattttcatcataggggactggaatgcaaaagtaggaagtcagtaACAGGCCTACCTGGAGTGACTGTCAAGTTTGGCTTTGAGTacaaaaggaagcagggcaaagtctaacagagttttgccaagagaatacactgaacatagcaaacaccctcttccaacaacacaagagacagctctacacatggacatcaccagatggtcaatactgaaatcagattgattatattctttgcagctgaagatgaagaagctctacacagtcagcagaaacaagacccggagctgactgtggctcagatcatgaactccttgttgcaaaattcaggcttaagttgaagaaagtagggaaaaccactagaccattcaggtatgccctaaatcaattcccttatgattacacagtggaagtgacaaatagattgaagggattagatctgatagacagagtgcctgaagaactctggaggtttgtaacattgtacaggaggcagtgatcaaaatcatccccaagaaaaagaaacgcaaaaaggcaaaatggttgaggaggacttacaaatagttgaggaaaggagagaagctaaaggcaaagggggaaaggaaagatatacccatctgcatgcagagttccaaaggatagcaaagagagataagaaagccttcctaagtgatcagcgcaaagaaatagaggaaaacaatagaatgggaaattcaagaaaattaagatactcaagaaaattatagataccaagggcacatttcatgTAAACATGGGCACAatcaagggcagaaatggtatggacctaaagaagcagaagatattaagaagagatggcaagaatacacagaagaactatacaaaaaagatcttcatgacccagataatcatgatggtgtgatcactaacctagagccagacagcctggaatgtgaagtcaagtgggccttaggaagcatcactacaaacaaagctagaggaggtgatggaattccaggtgagctatttcaaatccttaaagatgatgctgtgaaagtgctacaccaaatatgccagcaaatttggaaaactcagcagtgactgactggaaaaggtcagttttttttccaatccctaagaaagacaatgcccgaaaatgttcaaactactgcacatttgcacttatctcacacactagcaaactaatgctcaaaattctccaagctaggcttcagcagtacatgaaccgagagcttccagatgtacaaggtggatttagaaaaggcagaggaaccagagatcaaattgccaacatccattggttcattgaaaaagcaagggaattacagaaaaacatctccttctgcttcattgcctatgccaaagcctttgactgtgtggaccacaacaaactgtggaaaattctgaaagtgatgggaatacaagaccacctgacctacctcctgagaaatctgtatgcaaatcaagaagcaacagttagaaccagacatggaaaaacagactggttgggttcaatccctgggtcaggaagatcccctggggaaggaaatggcaacccattccagtattcttgcctggacaatcccatgaatggaggagcctggtgcactacagtccacgggttcgcaaagagtcggacacgactgagcgacttcactttcacttttccaaacTGTGAAAggcgtatgtcaaggctgtatattgtcaccctgctaatttaacttatatccagagtacatcatgtgaaatgacaggctggtttgaagcacaagctggaatcaagattgctgggagaaatatcaataaactcaggtatgctgatgataccacccttatgtcagaaagcaaataggaactaaagaacttcttgatgaaagtgtaagaggagagtgaaaaagctggcttaaagctcaacattcagaactaaggtcatggcatccagtcgcatcacttcatggcaaatagatggggaaacaattgaaacagtgagagactttattttcttgggctccaaaatcactacagatggtgactgcagccacaaaattaaaagacacttgttccttggaagaaaagctatgaccaacctagacagcatattaaaaagcagagacattactttgcgaacaaaggtctgtgtagtcaaagctattgtttttcccgtagtcaggtatggatgtgagagttggaccataaagaaatctgagagccaaagaattgcagcttttgaactgtggtgttggagaagacttttgagagtcccttgtgctGAAAGAAGATTaaagcagtcaattctaaaggaaatcagtcctgaatatccattggaaggattgatgctgaaactccaatactttggccacctgatgtgaagaacttgaCCCATTAGGAAAGTCCCTacgctgggaaagatagaaaccAGGAGGAGTaaaagacgacagaggatgagatggttggatgacatcaccgacttgggggacatgaatttgagcaagctccaggagtttggtgatggacgggaagcctgctgtgctgcagtccatggggttgcgaagagtcagacatgactgagcaactgaactgaactgacctgacagCCTTCCCCTTTATGTCTCTCCAATGGACCcaacccctcccacccctccctttTTGTCCCTCCTCAATTCCTGCTCTGTCacaccctcccttccccacctaAGCTTCAACCCAGGCTTGGGGGGAAGGGTGCCATATCTGCAGCCCTGATGAAGACAGGCTGTGTGGACTTTACTCCTTTCTCCAGTTTTGCAAGAATACAGCTTTTATTTCATGTTTAACCACCAAGCAGATTTGTTACAGTGCTTTTTATTTAATGCAGTTACAAGCGACCAATTAGTTTACGATTTCCAAGTTTGTGTCCTTAAAAAAAGCATAATAGAAAAAGGATGGATAAGCTTAATGCTTAATTTGAATTTTCCTGGGAGTGATTCTTAATATttgtaacttgatttttttttgaattggtgGCTACAAAAGCACAAGGGTCATAAAATTCCCTGGCTTCACCAACAGCTGGAAGCAGACCCTGTCTGCACAGACAGATTAAGAATAACCTTCACCGCACATCAGACACATCCATCATAACCTCCATTCTACAGACAGAATAGGAGGCGCAGGTGCTTGGGTACGGCCATCTCCAGGGGCAGAGCTGTGACCTGCCCTGAGCCCCCTGCTCCCCTGCCCCAAATCTCAGAGATCCAGCAAAGTGTGGTCCTGTCGGGAGAACCCCACTGAATGCAGAAGTCTGATTCTCAGTTCTTACTACAGTTATAATGTCAGCACTTGTCAGCTTATGAGACAGATTTTCCATAGCTTAACTGCATACGCAAACATCACAGCTCACCTGTTGGAAAGGGCTCTAAATGTGACCATGCTCTTTGGTAGGTGGGACAGACTGTCAGGCCACCCAACCACATCAGGTTTCATTTGCTCCAGTGATGAGAAGATTTAATGACGGGCAACGTTTTCAAAGGATGGTGGACAAagctttgtgtttttaaatgtagtggcagcatgtggaatccacAGTGCTCCAGTCCTTTTTGGTAGTCAATTTGTTTTTTCTAGGTGAGGGGTCTCCACAGCTTGGACAGCTAACACAGCACATGCTTTGTGACTGAGAAATGACTTTCCTAAGTTATAGTTACCAAGAGTCCCTGGGTCCAGGAAGCTAACACTACGCCTAGTAATGCAGAAGGCTGGGGGCACTAAAAATGGTCCTTGGAAAGAGGTTTCAATTGTTCCCTCACAAAGCAAATCAAGCTTCCTAATTAGCTACAGCACGGAAAGCTCAGCTCCTACAGCCTTGCAAGCCCTGCCTCCGTTCCCCTGGTCAAACTTCGTCTCTGCTGCAGAAACAGCTCCACTGCTTTCTCTTCCTTATTCATGTTCGAAGAACTCGTGGCAGGCAGTGGTAACCATGGCAACGAAAGCCATAAATTCCTGGAAGTCACATTCGCCGTCCCCATCACTGTCCAGTGTCTCCATGACTTTGTCCACAACCTCCTGCTCTTTGATTTCCTGAGAGAGATAAGACAGGTTGTCCAGCTTGCTTCTAAATGAATGTTAGGGCCACAAAGACAAGATCAGAAGTTGGCTggctttaataattttatattagaaGCAAcctaatggcttccctggtggctcgggggtaaagaatccacctgcaaatgccggagacgtgggttcgatccctgatctagaaggatcccacgtgcctcagagcaactaagcccctgcaccacaactactgagcccgtgctctagagcccaggaaccacagtgCCCACGTGCCGAGCCCACGTGCCCaagagcttgtgctccacaacgGGAGAAGCCatggcagtgagaagcccctgcctgcagcaactagagagcagccctgtgAAGCAAAGAAGACATGGCACAGCTGAAAAACAATTTCcagagcaaaaataataataataattattattactattaacttAGAAACAACCTAAGAC
It includes:
- the S100B gene encoding protein S100-B yields the protein MSELEKAMVALIDVFHQYSGREGDKHKLKKSELKELINNELSHFLEEIKEQEVVDKVMETLDSDGDGECDFQEFMAFVAMVTTACHEFFEHE